Part of the Marasmius oreades isolate 03SP1 chromosome 5, whole genome shotgun sequence genome is shown below.
GATATGTATGAGATGGCCTTCTCTATCAAGTAGAATGTTCCCATTATGGCGGTCCTTAATTTGGAGCAGATACGTTATTATCGAGTAACCTAAAGAGTCGATAATGTCAGTTTGATCATGCAACTTCTATTCAATGGGTCAATTTTCCTGCCAAAGATTTGACAAAATTGCGTCGAGCACGGGCAAACTTGGCAGAAGACGGGTCTCCATAAGTCTGTGGAAATAATTAGCCAAAAGAGAAATCAGTAAAATCCCCGCTGACATACAGCTATGAAGTGATCAAGAAGGGTGACATGACCGAGCCTACCCTCAGCCAATCTACGCGCATATTCTGATTTCTTGATCGAATGAATAGAAACGGCGTCGGTTATTGTTTCGACCAGCCCTGACGTCCCACCAGTTATTAGAATTCGAAAGCTGCCAATTGCAAATGAGTTCCAAGCTCCGTGTGAGAAAGGACAGCATATTACTATCGGACCCAACATGGACAGTTTTCCTCCTCCCATATCCTCTGGAACTCGAGTATGAGTTGGACCGCTAGTTGTTCTTGACGAAGGTCTCCTCCGGTCTTAACAATGACCGAAACGCAATCCCAATTTGCTAGAAAGAGATCAGTCAGTCACATGTGGTAAGTCGGTGTATGAAGTAGAGCACTACCTAGATGTCCATACGGGGAGCCATGTCGTATTCGACTCTGTTGTTGCAATTAGCGCGGATTGTTCTAAAGATACAGGAAGGCCCGACCTTCTTGGCAGCCCAAGACTCACTGAAGACCATCGCAGAGGGGTCTGCCTTGGTGAGTTCTCGTCGAATGATATTTTCATCCTCAACGGTCTTCAACCTCCCGCCGACATCGTTAACACGAAGGACACCTTCCCCGTCCCACGTCTCTTGCATTCTTGCCATGCGTTCTTCCTCAAGGGCAAGCATCTCCTGCATAATTCGATCGCGAATGGCGGACGCTTCAGCCGGTTGCAACCGCATTCTAATAGGAGTTGATTTGCCGAAATCTTGAGAACCAGATGACGAAGAGTGATAGTGGAGGATAGGGATTTTCGAGCCTTGTTCGGTTGAATTCATCAACCAATTGGATCCCGGAATCCAACTAAGAGGACCAGAGAAATTTGAATCTTGAATTGAGGAAGGTGTAGGCTCCCGAGAAAGATTCGCGTTGAGCTGGGCCAACATGATGGCGGCTGTGCGCATACGCTCCGAGTACTCTTCAAGCGTTATCGTACCATCTTGCGGCAAAGTAGTGGAGGGCTGTTTCCCAGGTGTAGAAGGCATTCCTGGCCCCTCGCTTTCAACATTAGGAGAGGCAGGGATGGATGAGGGACGAGACCAAGCTACCATATCAAGGTCCTTGTTCTTGAGAGCAGGAGGAAGAACGATAGACTCCGATAGATCCATCGGTTGTGAGCGAAGAGAGAGATCTGCACCATAAAGTTGTTCAACCAAGTCAATCTCCTCCTCGAAGGCTGGAATACTATTTGCATTGCGAGGTGTGGGTGGAATTATGCTTAGTATTGTATCGACGGATGGAGGATCTTCCGTTGCAACGTCGGCGTCATGATTTGACTCTACTGCTCGATTTTGATAAGAAGCTTGAATAAGGTTGCTGAACGGATTGGATTCCCGAGAGGCGCCCTTGCGCTCATCCTCCTGCACGACAACCCTCTTTAATATATCCTTGTTGTTTCGTTTCTGAGGGTCAAATTCGAGATCATCGATGAGGATTTCCAGATACAGGAGGTAAGGGGCCCGTTCCGCAGAATTGAGGACGACGCTCTCGCCAGGTGGTATACGCACAATCCTGTGATGAGGTTGTGGTATGTGATTTGATTGGGGGTTGTCGGAAGAAGTACACCACATAGGCATGCACACCTGGTCCGAGAGTTTTACATGAATGGATCAAGAAGTATATAAAACTTTACCTCTGCGGGAAGCTTGTGATTTAGAGAGGTGAGCTCTGCCCTCAAGGCACTGACCCGTGCAGGCCGGGGAACCACTAGTAATCGATTTGCAATATTTTCTAACGCTAGAATGAATCGGACCTGCAGCATGATTACTGAATGAACCGTGTGCGGAACAGAAATAGACACACTTCGGAGCGACAATAATGATTCTTCAGCAAGTGAACTTGAGACTGAATATCATAGGACTGAAGAAGGGTATCGGCGTAGGTGTTGGAGGACATTCTAGTAAGTAAAGACCGGGAAGGTAAAGACGGGGATGACTGATAAGGGGCAGATATTGGTTCGGGATCGATTTGCCCTAGAGGATCCTCAGAATTTCTGGAACGTCTTATGGCCTCGAGATGTAAGGGAAGAGTAGGGACTGTTTGTGCAGGACCAACGGTGACACGCCGTAAACTGACCAAGGATTCTGACGGTACTTTGTTAGGGTCGTCCTGTACGGATTGGAAGTCATCTCCGTCAGGATCATTGTCGTCTTCAGAATTTTCCTCTAAAGAAGCCAATTCTGACCCAGATGTTAAATCATCGTCTCTTAATTCGATGCTCCTTATCTCTGTTCGCTCCTCCTCGACGCGCCCTTGTTCGATTGTGACCTCTCCCATGATTGCCGTCAACCTTGGTAAAGCAGGGGTTCCCGCCAATACCATACCGATACCCACAATGGCAGGTTCCATGTGGGGTTTTATTTTCCTTCGGAAGAAACGAGATCGGAATGGAATACTGAGGGTTGAATATGGCGAAACGGCAGGTGGTAAGTCGCTGAAAATGATATCATGACACTTGTGGAGAACTCGTTGGCATATTGAGAACGACTTGGAGTCAGGATGAGTGAGATCTTGAAGAGCTGCCTGCATGAACCATAATGTCTATAAGGAGCCAACAGGGTTATGAGCGGTGGAATAAAGCTGGTGTGAGGCGTACAAGTAAAGCTATATGAGTCGACCTCTGCGCAACATCGACAACAAAACATTCTAATGCCCTTGATTTCGAGGGCCGTGTGAGAAGAAGATGGCTGTGAAACGTTGAACATGGTTACCAGTCCTCAGAGAGGAGCACAAACCAAATGAACCCCCACACATCGCGCAATTCTGAGATATCGAGATCCCTGAGCCTGCGAGTGATATAATAGGTGATACCTATATTGTCTGAGTAAGTCTTGAGGTATTGCAACGCGACATGGACcgaaaagaaagagggggTTAGGAACAAGCGGAGGAGGAGCGCATGGGACATGAGAATGTGGCGGCAGCAGAGAGACGCTCTGCCGCGAGAAATTGTAATCAGTGAACCGCGTCCTAACCTCCACGTTGATGATGAAGCTTTCGACGTTGCTGCCCCTCCTTGCTCTTCCCTTTGCCTGGGCTGCAAGTACTGATAACACCAGACAGGAATTAATCAATCTTGCGTCTGTTAATGGTATTATCAGGCTTGACCATAAGGCTTTCGATCTTTTGACTTCTCCGAAACGTAACTGGTCCGCTGCCATCCAATTCACTGCTCTCGACCGAAGGCGTCGATGCGCTCCTTGCAAGTGAGCTCTCTTTGCTTATTTTCTTATGAATCCATTTCATATGTCGGGTCGTAGAGAATTTGAACCCTCGTGGAACGCTGTAGCGCAATCTTGGAAGTCGGCCCCGAAAGAACACAGAGACAATCATTTCTTTGCAACTCTCGACTTTGACGAAGCTCCCACCGTTTTCCAGCAGGTATGCTTCACGTTACTCCCCCTCTCGGAAGGTCTGTTATTCACGTCTATTCAGCTCGGCCTGATGTCAGCCCCGGTCGTCTACGTGTACCCATCCGTTCAAGGTCCTCACGCCCCAACGACCGAAAAGACCGGCCCATCCAAATACGATTTCTCATAGTGAGAGTTACTACGACTTGTATCTTACTTCATCTATTTACGAATTGATTCCTCGAAGCGGTCTCGGGGCTGGACCTCTTGCTGAATCCCTCTCTAATCACACCCCCATTCCCATTCCTTATAAAGAACCGCTCGATTGGGCACGTCTAGTATCATTCGCCAGCGTTCTCTTGGGTCTCGCTATCATAGTCAGGTTTATTTCTCCACTACTACAAAGTCGTTGGACTTGGGCCGCGATTACTATTATCACCATGCTCGTCATGACCGGTGGTTATATGTTCACTCGTATCAGAGGTTCCCCTTATACTGGAGGAGACGGCAACTGGATCGCGGGAGGTTATCAAAATCAATTCGGGCAAGAAGTTCAAGTCGTTGCAGTTATTTGTGAGTGCCTAACCAATGTCGAGCAATGAATGATTTCTCACCAGCCTTGACCGAAGATGGGACGCTGTCTTTCGCGTTCTTAATGCTCATCCTGATCGTGCCGTATCAGTCTTCGCCTTCCCGTCAGCGCCTTCAAATATATCTCTGGACTGGTGTCATTGTTCTTGTCTATTCCGTTCTTATCACTCTGTTTAAGGTCAAGAACCGCGGTAAGCACTCTCGAACCAAACTCATGTGACAGTCGATTAATGGGTGCTTTCCTTCAGGTTACCCATTTAGGCTTCTCCTGTAGAAGATTGGTTTAGGATTGTATTGAGGACAATAGCCTTCCAAAATTTGTTGATTCATAGTCCTAATCCGTTCAAAAACATTCTTTCACATTAACAATGCTATCTATCGTACAAGGAAATTTGAAATCCTAATAAAGATCAAAAAAAGTCAACGGGGACATCAACCTAAAGTCACATGTGCTCGTCCTCAAGCTGCACCTTCCTGTTGAAAGACATCTACATAACGGCTCCTGAGGTTTCTTTTGGCAGCTTGAGACGATCTTGGCCGACTAGGCGGGCCGCTGGGAAGCGTCAGGCTGGAGGCAGCGGGTGTACTGGGTAGTGAGTGTGGTGCGTCCGAGGGCACTAGATTCGATCGTATACGCATCGTACCGCCTTTTGGAGGTGGAGGGCCTGATCCCGTTACATCAGCAGCAGATGCTGAGCGTGGCGGCGGAGGTGGTCCAGTGCTTGGAGGTCTGGGACCGGCACCACTCGACATCCCGGGTGATGTCGTTTGAGCACGAGAAGGAGGTGGGGGTGGTGTTTCAGATTTCGGTACGTTGGTTACTTCAGTGGCCTGAATAAATATGGGGATAAGTCGATTTGCCCTAGAACGCCTTAGCAATATAACGTACCTTGTTGACCCAACGCTTCAGCTCCTTGTCATAGTAGaatgttttttcttctccaaGATTTGCCTTCACAGGACCTGGAGTCGATTCACGCCTCCACCATCGGCTTAACCAAGAGCCAGAGCTCGAAGAATTGGCGGCGGGTGTAGGTTTGACCT
Proteins encoded:
- a CDS encoding uncharacterized protein (BUSCO:EOG09264R0D) — translated: MMKLSTLLPLLALPFAWAASTDNTRQELINLASVNGIIRLDHKAFDLLTSPKRNWSAAIQFTALDRRRRCAPCKEFEPSWNAVAQSWKSAPKEHRDNHFFATLDFDEAPTVFQQLGLMSAPVVYVYPSVQGPHAPTTEKTGPSKYDFSYGLGAGPLAESLSNHTPIPIPYKEPLDWARLVSFASVLLGLAIIVRFISPLLQSRWTWAAITIITMLVMTGGYMFTRIRGSPYTGGDGNWIAGGYQNQFGQEVQVVAVIYGTLSFAFLMLILIVPYQSSPSRQRLQIYLWTGVIVLVYSVLITLFKVKNRGYPFRLLL